A region from the Rhinoderma darwinii isolate aRhiDar2 chromosome 2, aRhiDar2.hap1, whole genome shotgun sequence genome encodes:
- the CEP57 gene encoding centrosomal protein of 57 kDa isoform X3, which translates to MATGVYQARTAYSPSSGTSKGLVAIISALKNLQEKIRQLELERINAQDNIRLLSKESIDYKHQLEKQTQSADHVRDDVSRQNRDLSRQLSAAESRCGLLEKQLEYMRKMVQNAETERNSVLAKQLSLEGDKALENSNLQAKLEKLDKLEQEYLKLTAMQVLAQNKIRDIEQKLREEEHQRKLVQEKAAQLQTGLETNRILLKSLTPPTKQVKIKRRASHEDQGVNHQSCSHTQPHYRLSLGDVPFVAGKSTAPSHSVRANVQHVLHLMKQHNKVFCNDRVVSDHPMEEKESGVRWKDTFTLSSSSYRELSEVLLTLEDEFGQMSFDHQELVKQMDEAHSDRLKEDLEEELEALVRRMEAKADQITKVRKHQAMLGKLLKESRLKKKAACESSKTVQSRKDQHTTKRDPNRSSPGEKSRKSLQLLREMQTLQGSLQRDDIHWE; encoded by the exons ATGGCGACTGGTGTTTACCAGGCGAGGACG GCGTATAGTCCGTCATCCGGAACGTCTAAAGGACTCGTCG CTATAATCTCGGCTTTAAAAAACCTCCAGGAGAAGATCCGGCAGCTTGAACTAGAGAGGATCAACGCTCAGGATAATATCCGACTCCTGTCCAAGGAATCAATAGATTACAAGCATCAGCTGGAAAAACAGACGCAGTCCGCGGATCATGTCAGAGATGATGTCTCCAGGCAGAACAGAG ATCTCTCCAGACAGTTGTCAGCGGCAGAATCTCGGTGCGGTCTTTTGGAAAAACAGCTGGAATACATGAGGAAAATGGTACAAAATGCAGAAACCGAGAGGAATTCAGTTCTAGCAAAACAG TTGTCACTTGAAGGAGACAAAGCTCTTGAAAATTCCAACCTACAAGCCAAGCTAGAAAAGTTAGACAAGCTAGAACAGGAATACCTGAAGCTGACTGCAATGCAAGTGCTGGCACAG AATAAAATCCGTGATATAGAGCAAAAGCTCAGAGAAGAGGAGCATCAGAGGAAGCTTGTCCAGGAGAAGGCAGCTCAG CTGCAGACGGGTCTAGAGACAAATAGGATTCTGCTCAAGTCTTTAACGCCTCCTACGAAGCAGGTGAAGATAAAAAGACGAGCGTCGCACGAGGACCAA ggggttaatcaccagagctgcagccacacacAACCTCACTACCGGTTAAGCCTCGGAGATGTGCCTTTTGTTGCTGGGAAG TCCACGGCTCCCAGTCACTCTGTCCGGGCCAACGTCCAACACGTCCTTCATCTCATGAAGCAACACAATAAAGTCTTCTGCAACGATCGGGTTGTGAGCGATCACCCTATGGAAGAAAAAGAGAGCGGTGTCCGGTGGAAAGATACATTTACGTTGTCCTCTTCATCCTATCGGGAGCTTTCTGAGGTTCTGCTCACACTGGAAGATGAATTTGGGCAGATGAGTTT TGATCACCAGGAATTGGTGAAGCAGATGGATGAAGCACATTCTGACCGTCTTAAAGAAGACCTAGAAGAAGAACTGGAGGCTTTAGTGCGGAGAATGGAGGCAAAGGCGGATCAAATAACTAAAGTACGCAAACACCAAGCAATG CTTGGAAAATTATTGAAGGAATCCAGGCTGAAAAAGAAAGCTGCTTGTGAATCTTCCAAAACCGTTCAGAGCAGAAAAGACCAACACACCACTAAACGTGACCCGAACAGATCGAGTCCCGGTGAGAAGAGCAGGAAGAGTCTTCAGTTACTCCGCGAGATGCAGACGCTGCAGGGCTCCCTGCAGAGGGACGACATACACTGGGAATAA
- the CEP57 gene encoding centrosomal protein of 57 kDa isoform X1 has product MATGVYQARTAYSPSSGTSKGLVGKDAQSSTSYTSFPRGNLTVTSDRQRSPSRPALAYPESNSRAIISALKNLQEKIRQLELERINAQDNIRLLSKESIDYKHQLEKQTQSADHVRDDVSRQNRDLSRQLSAAESRCGLLEKQLEYMRKMVQNAETERNSVLAKQLSLEGDKALENSNLQAKLEKLDKLEQEYLKLTAMQVLAQNKIRDIEQKLREEEHQRKLVQEKAAQLQTGLETNRILLKSLTPPTKQVKIKRRASHEDQGVNHQSCSHTQPHYRLSLGDVPFVAGKSTAPSHSVRANVQHVLHLMKQHNKVFCNDRVVSDHPMEEKESGVRWKDTFTLSSSSYRELSEVLLTLEDEFGQMSFDHQELVKQMDEAHSDRLKEDLEEELEALVRRMEAKADQITKVRKHQAMLGKLLKESRLKKKAACESSKTVQSRKDQHTTKRDPNRSSPGEKSRKSLQLLREMQTLQGSLQRDDIHWE; this is encoded by the exons ATGGCGACTGGTGTTTACCAGGCGAGGACG GCGTATAGTCCGTCATCCGGAACGTCTAAAGGACTCGTCGGTAAGGATGCGCAATCTTCTACGTCTTACACCTCCTTCCCCAGAGGTAACCTGACCGTAACCTCCGACCGCCAGCGTTCTCCCAGCAGACCGGCGCTGGCGTATCCAGAGAGCAACAGCCGAG CTATAATCTCGGCTTTAAAAAACCTCCAGGAGAAGATCCGGCAGCTTGAACTAGAGAGGATCAACGCTCAGGATAATATCCGACTCCTGTCCAAGGAATCAATAGATTACAAGCATCAGCTGGAAAAACAGACGCAGTCCGCGGATCATGTCAGAGATGATGTCTCCAGGCAGAACAGAG ATCTCTCCAGACAGTTGTCAGCGGCAGAATCTCGGTGCGGTCTTTTGGAAAAACAGCTGGAATACATGAGGAAAATGGTACAAAATGCAGAAACCGAGAGGAATTCAGTTCTAGCAAAACAG TTGTCACTTGAAGGAGACAAAGCTCTTGAAAATTCCAACCTACAAGCCAAGCTAGAAAAGTTAGACAAGCTAGAACAGGAATACCTGAAGCTGACTGCAATGCAAGTGCTGGCACAG AATAAAATCCGTGATATAGAGCAAAAGCTCAGAGAAGAGGAGCATCAGAGGAAGCTTGTCCAGGAGAAGGCAGCTCAG CTGCAGACGGGTCTAGAGACAAATAGGATTCTGCTCAAGTCTTTAACGCCTCCTACGAAGCAGGTGAAGATAAAAAGACGAGCGTCGCACGAGGACCAA ggggttaatcaccagagctgcagccacacacAACCTCACTACCGGTTAAGCCTCGGAGATGTGCCTTTTGTTGCTGGGAAG TCCACGGCTCCCAGTCACTCTGTCCGGGCCAACGTCCAACACGTCCTTCATCTCATGAAGCAACACAATAAAGTCTTCTGCAACGATCGGGTTGTGAGCGATCACCCTATGGAAGAAAAAGAGAGCGGTGTCCGGTGGAAAGATACATTTACGTTGTCCTCTTCATCCTATCGGGAGCTTTCTGAGGTTCTGCTCACACTGGAAGATGAATTTGGGCAGATGAGTTT TGATCACCAGGAATTGGTGAAGCAGATGGATGAAGCACATTCTGACCGTCTTAAAGAAGACCTAGAAGAAGAACTGGAGGCTTTAGTGCGGAGAATGGAGGCAAAGGCGGATCAAATAACTAAAGTACGCAAACACCAAGCAATG CTTGGAAAATTATTGAAGGAATCCAGGCTGAAAAAGAAAGCTGCTTGTGAATCTTCCAAAACCGTTCAGAGCAGAAAAGACCAACACACCACTAAACGTGACCCGAACAGATCGAGTCCCGGTGAGAAGAGCAGGAAGAGTCTTCAGTTACTCCGCGAGATGCAGACGCTGCAGGGCTCCCTGCAGAGGGACGACATACACTGGGAATAA
- the CEP57 gene encoding centrosomal protein of 57 kDa isoform X2, translated as MRSLEDLGLVNPDTKEFGCLTNNQKSDHGGSARSSIISALKNLQEKIRQLELERINAQDNIRLLSKESIDYKHQLEKQTQSADHVRDDVSRQNRDLSRQLSAAESRCGLLEKQLEYMRKMVQNAETERNSVLAKQLSLEGDKALENSNLQAKLEKLDKLEQEYLKLTAMQVLAQNKIRDIEQKLREEEHQRKLVQEKAAQLQTGLETNRILLKSLTPPTKQVKIKRRASHEDQGVNHQSCSHTQPHYRLSLGDVPFVAGKSTAPSHSVRANVQHVLHLMKQHNKVFCNDRVVSDHPMEEKESGVRWKDTFTLSSSSYRELSEVLLTLEDEFGQMSFDHQELVKQMDEAHSDRLKEDLEEELEALVRRMEAKADQITKVRKHQAMLGKLLKESRLKKKAACESSKTVQSRKDQHTTKRDPNRSSPGEKSRKSLQLLREMQTLQGSLQRDDIHWE; from the exons ATGAGGAGCCTGGAGGACTTGGGGCTTGTTAATCCGGACACAAAAGAGTTTGGATGTCTGACTAACAACCAGAAAAGTGACCACGGTGGTTCTGCCCGCTCTT CTATAATCTCGGCTTTAAAAAACCTCCAGGAGAAGATCCGGCAGCTTGAACTAGAGAGGATCAACGCTCAGGATAATATCCGACTCCTGTCCAAGGAATCAATAGATTACAAGCATCAGCTGGAAAAACAGACGCAGTCCGCGGATCATGTCAGAGATGATGTCTCCAGGCAGAACAGAG ATCTCTCCAGACAGTTGTCAGCGGCAGAATCTCGGTGCGGTCTTTTGGAAAAACAGCTGGAATACATGAGGAAAATGGTACAAAATGCAGAAACCGAGAGGAATTCAGTTCTAGCAAAACAG TTGTCACTTGAAGGAGACAAAGCTCTTGAAAATTCCAACCTACAAGCCAAGCTAGAAAAGTTAGACAAGCTAGAACAGGAATACCTGAAGCTGACTGCAATGCAAGTGCTGGCACAG AATAAAATCCGTGATATAGAGCAAAAGCTCAGAGAAGAGGAGCATCAGAGGAAGCTTGTCCAGGAGAAGGCAGCTCAG CTGCAGACGGGTCTAGAGACAAATAGGATTCTGCTCAAGTCTTTAACGCCTCCTACGAAGCAGGTGAAGATAAAAAGACGAGCGTCGCACGAGGACCAA ggggttaatcaccagagctgcagccacacacAACCTCACTACCGGTTAAGCCTCGGAGATGTGCCTTTTGTTGCTGGGAAG TCCACGGCTCCCAGTCACTCTGTCCGGGCCAACGTCCAACACGTCCTTCATCTCATGAAGCAACACAATAAAGTCTTCTGCAACGATCGGGTTGTGAGCGATCACCCTATGGAAGAAAAAGAGAGCGGTGTCCGGTGGAAAGATACATTTACGTTGTCCTCTTCATCCTATCGGGAGCTTTCTGAGGTTCTGCTCACACTGGAAGATGAATTTGGGCAGATGAGTTT TGATCACCAGGAATTGGTGAAGCAGATGGATGAAGCACATTCTGACCGTCTTAAAGAAGACCTAGAAGAAGAACTGGAGGCTTTAGTGCGGAGAATGGAGGCAAAGGCGGATCAAATAACTAAAGTACGCAAACACCAAGCAATG CTTGGAAAATTATTGAAGGAATCCAGGCTGAAAAAGAAAGCTGCTTGTGAATCTTCCAAAACCGTTCAGAGCAGAAAAGACCAACACACCACTAAACGTGACCCGAACAGATCGAGTCCCGGTGAGAAGAGCAGGAAGAGTCTTCAGTTACTCCGCGAGATGCAGACGCTGCAGGGCTCCCTGCAGAGGGACGACATACACTGGGAATAA